A window of Corallococcus macrosporus DSM 14697 contains these coding sequences:
- a CDS encoding tetratricopeptide repeat protein — MAKSMVERYEQLLRQDPTSSVFVELAKALLEKGDTARAIEVCGQGISHHPTSIVGRVLWGKALIQQGRPAEAMEQFDQAISIEKDNPYAYNLIGEVLLQRGLYRSALPILRKAVALQPNDGRVKSWLDQAQQALAGGPAPVFADLMGLEKPAADEDTPAEPPKDEDPAPGPTVAPMAAARLRAAALGDAAKLKPASAGAAAAGDSADAGPGTAGVADAGTGADAGTGADGGEASAADPSVARGGEASAADPSVARGGEASAVDPSVARGGAATRPEGSGDEAGASLGLLNRRVPVSSVLGAELPSLDLGLGDDEDAPQRGEDEAPGQALSSEAAAGGPAEDSALPDSTQDSGAGQDAPTQQVALPEGAEAAAASAPEADEDGRQAGAAPAEDGPLAASAPVEDTASAGSGGLLGDLPPPEPMAPMPVVAARAPSATRPSSGGKRSLLEDIPDAAPAPTAASAQAKARKPDTEALTAEYEKELRARLAREAAKTSFIARHGVKVAGAVVGVVVLAIVAISFINIRANQGGKTLSETLARAEDLIVQDTGASLDAALAQLQKARDMDDSSSRAWALTAWAHALRYADHGQASEDRRQALEALERPGVKDAAPALVLVTNVLVADERGRALARSALLGSQEESTEVHALAGSLLLEAKDEKQALERFDRALRASGVNVRALVALGGYYKASEDFPQAIEMYERARKRSPGHPGARIGQAEARLALYQDLDAALADVAPLAEDPKLPPSLKARQQLVHGELLSAQGKHAEARALLSKGTQGPLAFEFQLALGAASRAAGTLDAAQAAYEAALKLRPKSEEAREGLGRALLDRDREREVLSRLDADGGRKVSLVRGAAYARLGDWKKARAELARTRVNDRYPPEAVSWLALADAAEGNGAQARELLEKALQAAKRPRNDMRLALGQLYWRERAYDKAQSLFEEVQKDPRDHEGACSLGRLMLSRGLPDMALKPLTQAVERNGAHGEARDALGRTLLALGRTQDALKQFEAWQLENPGSAAAHKGFALALFHAGRRKDAEGAVQRSVKLASDDPEAHKLRAAILFGAGDARGGFSALARANKLDPKDADTFCEIALAFMRQGNSGNAEAAFAAARREGPDATCGRVGELYAQLPGGGRGAARTLEDLAARAPTVWDKAFARATMARALLGAGALKDARAAADEAVRLAPFDGRAQLALGMVALKQRQEAVARAALEKAVELEPADGLARLALADALVREPGELPRAVASYEAFLKLAGGANDAARVKKALPGLKKKAAR, encoded by the coding sequence CGTTACGAGCAGCTCCTCCGGCAGGACCCCACTTCTTCCGTTTTCGTCGAGCTCGCCAAGGCCCTGTTGGAGAAGGGCGACACGGCGCGTGCCATCGAGGTCTGCGGGCAAGGCATCTCCCACCACCCCACGTCCATTGTCGGGCGCGTGCTGTGGGGCAAGGCCCTCATCCAGCAGGGCCGGCCCGCCGAGGCGATGGAGCAGTTCGACCAGGCCATCTCCATCGAGAAGGACAACCCCTACGCCTACAACCTGATTGGCGAGGTGCTCCTCCAGCGCGGGCTGTACCGCTCCGCGCTGCCCATCCTCCGCAAGGCCGTGGCGCTCCAGCCCAATGACGGCCGCGTGAAGAGCTGGCTGGACCAGGCGCAGCAGGCGCTCGCCGGTGGTCCGGCGCCGGTGTTCGCGGACCTGATGGGGCTGGAGAAGCCCGCCGCGGACGAGGACACCCCCGCCGAGCCGCCGAAGGACGAGGACCCGGCACCGGGGCCCACGGTGGCGCCCATGGCCGCCGCCCGGCTGCGCGCCGCGGCGCTCGGTGACGCGGCGAAGCTGAAGCCCGCGAGCGCGGGGGCCGCGGCAGCGGGTGATTCCGCGGACGCGGGGCCTGGGACGGCTGGGGTTGCGGACGCTGGGACAGGCGCGGACGCTGGGACAGGCGCGGACGGCGGCGAGGCGTCAGCGGCGGACCCGTCGGTGGCGCGGGGCGGCGAGGCGTCAGCGGCGGACCCGTCCGTGGCGCGGGGCGGCGAGGCGTCAGCGGTGGACCCGTCGGTGGCGCGGGGCGGCGCGGCGACGCGGCCGGAGGGCTCGGGGGACGAGGCGGGCGCGTCCCTGGGGCTGTTGAACCGGCGGGTGCCGGTGTCGTCGGTGCTGGGCGCGGAGCTGCCGAGCCTGGACCTGGGGCTGGGGGATGACGAGGACGCACCCCAGCGCGGTGAGGACGAAGCGCCTGGGCAGGCGCTGTCGTCCGAGGCCGCCGCGGGTGGCCCGGCGGAGGACTCCGCCCTTCCCGACTCCACGCAGGATTCCGGCGCCGGCCAGGATGCGCCGACGCAGCAGGTGGCGCTGCCCGAAGGGGCCGAGGCGGCCGCTGCGTCAGCGCCCGAGGCCGACGAGGACGGGCGCCAGGCCGGCGCCGCTCCGGCCGAGGACGGGCCCCTGGCCGCGTCCGCTCCTGTCGAGGACACCGCGTCCGCGGGGTCCGGTGGACTCCTGGGAGACCTTCCGCCTCCCGAGCCCATGGCGCCGATGCCCGTCGTCGCGGCGCGCGCGCCCTCGGCGACGCGGCCTTCCTCCGGGGGCAAGCGGTCCCTGCTCGAGGACATCCCGGACGCGGCGCCCGCGCCCACGGCCGCCAGCGCGCAGGCCAAGGCGCGCAAGCCGGACACCGAGGCGCTCACCGCCGAGTACGAGAAGGAGCTGCGGGCCAGGCTGGCGCGCGAGGCCGCCAAGACGTCGTTCATCGCCCGGCATGGCGTGAAGGTCGCCGGCGCGGTGGTGGGCGTGGTGGTGCTGGCCATCGTCGCCATCAGCTTCATCAACATCCGCGCGAACCAGGGCGGAAAGACGCTGAGCGAGACGCTGGCCCGGGCCGAGGACCTCATCGTCCAGGACACGGGGGCCTCGCTGGACGCCGCGCTGGCGCAGCTCCAGAAGGCGCGGGACATGGATGACAGCAGCAGCCGCGCGTGGGCGCTGACGGCGTGGGCGCATGCGCTGCGGTATGCGGACCATGGGCAGGCCTCCGAGGACCGGCGGCAGGCGCTGGAGGCGCTGGAGCGGCCCGGCGTGAAGGACGCGGCGCCCGCCCTGGTGCTGGTCACCAACGTGCTGGTGGCGGACGAGCGCGGACGGGCCCTGGCCCGGAGCGCCCTCTTGGGTTCGCAGGAGGAGAGCACCGAGGTCCATGCGCTCGCCGGCAGCCTGCTGCTGGAGGCGAAGGACGAGAAGCAGGCGCTCGAGCGCTTCGACCGCGCGCTCCGGGCCTCTGGCGTCAACGTCCGCGCGCTGGTGGCCCTGGGGGGCTACTACAAGGCTTCCGAGGACTTTCCCCAGGCCATCGAGATGTACGAGCGCGCGCGCAAGAGGTCCCCTGGTCACCCCGGGGCCCGCATTGGCCAGGCGGAGGCCCGGCTCGCGCTGTACCAGGACCTGGACGCCGCGCTGGCGGACGTGGCGCCGCTCGCGGAGGACCCGAAGCTGCCGCCGTCCCTGAAGGCGCGCCAGCAGTTGGTCCATGGCGAGCTGCTGTCCGCCCAGGGCAAGCACGCCGAGGCCCGCGCGCTGCTCTCCAAGGGCACCCAGGGGCCCCTGGCCTTCGAGTTCCAGCTCGCGCTCGGCGCCGCCAGCCGGGCGGCCGGGACGCTGGACGCGGCGCAGGCCGCCTACGAAGCCGCGCTCAAGCTGCGGCCCAAGAGCGAGGAAGCCCGCGAGGGCCTGGGCCGGGCGCTGCTGGACCGGGACCGTGAGCGCGAGGTGCTGTCGCGGCTGGACGCCGACGGGGGCCGCAAGGTGTCCCTGGTGCGCGGCGCCGCGTACGCGCGGCTGGGGGACTGGAAGAAGGCCCGCGCGGAGCTGGCGCGCACCCGCGTGAATGACCGGTATCCACCGGAGGCCGTCTCCTGGCTGGCCCTGGCGGACGCCGCCGAGGGCAACGGCGCCCAGGCGCGGGAGCTGCTGGAGAAGGCCCTGCAGGCGGCGAAGCGGCCGCGCAACGACATGCGGCTGGCGCTGGGGCAGCTCTACTGGCGCGAGCGGGCCTACGACAAGGCGCAGTCCCTGTTCGAGGAGGTCCAGAAGGATCCTCGCGACCACGAGGGCGCGTGCTCGCTGGGGCGCCTGATGCTGTCGCGCGGGCTGCCCGACATGGCCCTCAAGCCGCTGACCCAGGCGGTGGAGCGCAACGGCGCGCACGGCGAGGCGCGGGACGCGCTGGGGCGCACGCTGCTGGCGCTGGGGCGGACGCAGGACGCGCTCAAGCAGTTCGAGGCGTGGCAGTTGGAGAACCCGGGCAGCGCGGCCGCTCACAAGGGCTTCGCGCTGGCGCTGTTCCACGCGGGCCGCCGCAAGGACGCGGAGGGCGCGGTGCAGCGCTCGGTGAAGCTGGCGTCGGATGACCCCGAGGCGCACAAGCTGCGCGCGGCCATCCTCTTCGGCGCGGGCGACGCGCGGGGCGGCTTCTCCGCGCTGGCGCGCGCCAACAAGCTGGACCCGAAGGACGCGGACACCTTCTGTGAGATTGCCCTGGCCTTCATGCGCCAGGGCAACAGCGGCAACGCGGAGGCGGCCTTCGCCGCGGCCCGGCGGGAAGGGCCCGATGCCACCTGTGGCCGCGTGGGCGAGCTCTACGCGCAGCTCCCGGGCGGTGGGCGCGGCGCCGCGCGGACGCTGGAGGACCTGGCGGCCAGGGCGCCGACAGTCTGGGACAAGGCCTTCGCTCGGGCCACCATGGCCCGGGCCCTGCTGGGGGCGGGGGCGCTGAAGGATGCGCGCGCCGCGGCGGATGAGGCCGTGCGCCTGGCGCCTTTCGACGGCCGGGCACAGCTTGCATTGGGCATGGTGGCGCTCAAGCAGAGGCAGGAGGCCGTGGCCAGGGCCGCGCTGGAGAAGGCCGTGGAGCTGGAGCCCGCGGACGGCCTGGCGCGCCTGGCGCTCGCGGACGCGCTGGTGCGCGAGCCCGGCGAGCTGCCGCGGGCGGTGGCGTCCTACGAGGCATTCCTGAAACTGGCCGGTGGCGCGAATGATGCCGCGCGGGTGAAGAAGGCCCTGCCTGGCCTCAAGAAGAAGGCTGCGAGGTAG